In Capricornis sumatraensis isolate serow.1 chromosome 16, serow.2, whole genome shotgun sequence, a genomic segment contains:
- the TRAF6 gene encoding TNF receptor-associated factor 6 codes for MSLLHCENSCGSSQSESDCCAAMAASACGTAAKDDSVSGAASTVTLSSSFMEEIQGYDVEFDPPLESKYECPICLMALREAVQTPCGHRFCKACIIKSIRDAGHKCPVDNEILLENQLFPDNFAKREILSLMVKCPNEGCLHKMELRHLEEHQAHCEFALMSCPQCQRPFQKCHLNFHILKECPRRQVPCENCAVLMAFEDKEVHEQNCPLANVICEYCNTMLIREQMPNHYDLDCPTAPVPCTFSAFGCHEKMQRNHLARHLQENTQSHMRMMAQAVQTLSLAVAPAPQCTMPPYDSVPPTRPSSGRHSEVHNFQETIQQLEGRLVRQDHQIRELTAKMETQSMYVSELKRTIRTLEDKVAEIEAQQCNGIYIWKIGNFGMHLKSQEEEKPVVIHSPGFYTGKPGYKLCMRLHLQLPSAQRCANYISLFVHTMQGEYDSHLPWPFQGTIRLTILDQSEAAVRQNHEEIMDAKPELLAFQRPTIPRNPKGFGYVTFMHLEALRQRTFIKDDTLLVRCEVSTRFDMGSLRREGFQPRSTDSGI; via the exons ATGAGTCTGCTACACTGTGAAAACAGCTGCGGATCCAGCCAGTCCGAGAGCGACTGCTGCGCCGCCATGGCCGCCAGCGCCTGTGGGACCGCAGCAAAAGACGACAGTGTGAGCGGGGCGGCCAGCACGGTGACTCTCTCCAGCTCCTTTATGGAAGAGATCCAGGGGTACGACGTGGAATTTGACCCACCCCTGGAAAGCAAGTACGAGTGCCCCATTTGCTTGATGGCTTTGCGGGAAGCAGTGCAGACACCTTGCGGCCACAGGTTCTGCAAAGCCTGCATCATCAAATCAATAAG gGATGCAGGTCACAAATGTCCAGTTGACAATGAAATACTTCTGGAAAATCAGCTATTTCCTGACAATTTTGCAAAACGAGAGATTCTTTCTCTGATGGTGAAATGTCCAAATGAAGGTTGTTTGCACAAGATGGAACTGAGGCATCTTGAG gaGCATCAAGCACACTGTGAGTTTGCTCTTATGAGTTGTCCACAATGCCAGCGTCCCTTCCAGAAATGCCACCTTAATTTTCATATTCTCAAGGAGTGTCCAAGGAGACAGGTTCCTTGTGAAAACTGTGCTGTATTAATGGCATTTGAAGATAAAGAG GTTCATGAGCAGAACTGTCCTTTGGCAAATGTCATCTGTGAATACTGCAATACCATGCTCATCAGAGAACAG ATGCCCAATCACTATGATCTAGACTGTCCTACAGCCCCAGTTCCGTGCACATTCAGTGCTTTTGGTTGCCATGAAAAG ATGCAGAGGAATCACTTGGCACGCCACCTGCAAGAGAACACCCAGTCGCATATGAGAATGATGGCTCAGGCTGTTCAGACTTTAAGCCTCGCAGTGGCTCCCGCACCTCAGTGCACCATGCCTCCGTATGACTCTGTCCCTCCCACCCGGCCTTCCTCTGGGCGTCACTCAGAAGTCCACAATTTCCAAGAAACCATTCAACAGTTAGAGGGTCGCCTTGTAAGACAAGACCATCAAATCCGGGAACTGACTGCGAAAATGGAAACTCAGAGCATGTATGTAAGTGAGCTCAAGCGAACTATTCGAACCCTTGAGGACAAAGTTGCTGAAATAGAAGCACAGCAGTGCAATGGGATTTACATCTGGAAGATTGGCAACTTTGGGATGCACTTGAAATCGCAAGAAGAGGAGAAGCCCGTTGTCATTCACAGCCCCGGATTCTATACTGGCAAACCCGGCTACAAACTCTGCATGCGCCTGCACCTGCAGCTGCCAAGCGCACAGCGCTGTGCCAACTACATATCTCTCTTTGTCCACACGATGCAAGGGGAGTACGACAGCCACCTGCCTTGGCCCTTCCAGGGAACGATCCGCCTTACAATCCTTGATCAGTCTGAAGCAGCTGTGAGGCAAAACCACGAAGAAATAATGGACGCCAAACCAGAGCTCCTGGCCTTTCAGAGACCCACCATCCCCCGGAACCCCAAGGGTTTTGGCTACGTGACTTTTATGCATCTGGAAGCCCTCAGACAAAGAACCTTCATCAAGGATGACACGTTATTAGTACGCTGTGAAGTCTCCACCCGCTTCGACATGGGCAGTCTTCGGAGGGAGGGTTTTCAGCCACGGAGTACTGACTCAGGGATATAG